From a region of the Kwoniella newhampshirensis strain CBS 13917 chromosome 11, whole genome shotgun sequence genome:
- a CDS encoding 26S protease regulatory subunit 10B yields MSSGEPSSSTAPAIVAPSGMAPDKYEAIKAYRAKVKEHSGMGERLKTVRLNIRTLSTDFDKTEEDIKALQSVGQIIGEILKQLDEERFIVKASSGPRYVVSYRPTLPVAKLKSGVRVSLDMTTLTIMRILPREVDPMVYNMSLEDPGSATFAGIGGLGEQVRELREVIELPLMNPELFERVGIKPPKGVLLYGPPGTGKTLLARAVAATLNTNFLKVVSSAIVDKYIGESARLIREMFAYAREHEPCVIFMDEIDAIGGRRFSEGTSADREIQRTLMELLNQMDGFDSLGKTKIIMATNRPDTLDPALLRPGRLDRKIEIPLPNEQGRLEILKIHAKGINKSGDIDYEAVVKLSDGFNGADLRNVCTEAGMFAIREDRDAVVQEDFMKAVRKLNDAKKHETTM; encoded by the exons ATGTCAAGCGGTGAACCATCATCTTCTACAGCCCCGGCCATCGTGGCTCCTTCCGGCATGGCTCCGGACAAGTATGAAGCGATCAAAGCTTACCGAGCG AAAGTGAAGGAGCATTCTGGTATGGGTGAAAGGCTCAAAACAG TCCGACTGAACATCCGTACACTTTCAACCGACTTTGACAagaccgaagaagacatcAAAGCGTTACAAAGTGTTGGTCAGATCATCGGGGAGATCCTCAAGCAACTTGACGAGGaacgat TCATCGTCAAGGCATCTTCAGGACCTCGTTATGTCGTGTCTTACCGTCCCACCCTTCCGGTTGCGAAG CTCAAATCTGGTGTTCGAGTCTCCCTTGATATGACAACTCTGACAATCATGCGAATCCTGCCTCGTGAGGTCGATCcaatg GTCTACAACATGTCCCTTGAAGATCCTGGATCAGCGACATTCGCCGGTATCGGAGGTCTCGGAGAACAGGTCAGGGAATTGAGAGAGGTTATCGAATTGCCTCTCATGAACCCGGAGCTCTTTGAG CGAGTCGGAATCAAGCCTCCCAAGGGTGTGTTGTTATATGGTCCCCCCGGTACTGGAAAGACTCTGCTGGCTCGAGCAGTGGCGGCCACATTGAACACCAATTTCCTAAAGGTCGTTTCTTCAGCT ATTGTCGACAAATATATTGGTGAATCGGCGCGACTGATCCGAGAGATGTTCGCATATGCGAGAGAACACGAACCTTGTGTGATATTTAtggatgagatcgacgCTATTGGTGGAAGACGTTTCTCAGAGGGCACTAGTGCGGATCGAGAGATCCAGAGAACgttgatggag TTGCTTAATCAAATGGACGGATTCGATTCCCTCGGTAAAACAAAGATCATCATGGCTACCAACAGGCCTGATACGTTGGATCCTGCTTTGCTTCGACCGGGTCGATTGGACAGGAAGATTGAGATCCCTCTGCCGAATGAGCAAGGTCGACTGGAGATCCTCAAAATTCATGCAAAAGGGATTAACAAGTCGGGTGACATCGATTATGAAGCGGTGGTCAAGCTCAGTGACGGTTTCAATGGTGCGGATCTGAGAAACGTGTGCACAGAG GCGGGTATGTTTGCCATCCgggaagatcgagatgcGGTGGTCCAAGAAGATTTCATGAAGGCAGTCAGAAAATTGAACGACGCAAAGAAGCACGAAACCACGATGTGA